A window of the Labeo rohita strain BAU-BD-2019 unplaced genomic scaffold, IGBB_LRoh.1.0 scaffold_379, whole genome shotgun sequence genome harbors these coding sequences:
- the LOC127160535 gene encoding endonuclease domain-containing 1 protein: MKLFVFLLLPHLSLSEVGQNFNKCKQFFLSNSPPQFTPALSSSAHICQCLWDNNDKPIYLYATLYNTAWRIPIYSAYVLKSPHMGRCDAWFIEPQLDSINEPCMRAEGPNNGNKQAVNSDYEKSNYDKGHLYPVQHTNNHLSMLATSTLTNAAPQDLTFNRGQWSKHETAVILDLQSCDEAYVVTGVVPDTNKGIPTNNPRVTVSKYYWRATCCKQGSTFIGKGYFGPDNNGKVQSLPITGPTGLQQKLINDYQVT; this comes from the exons ATGAAACTGTTCGTTTTTCTTCTGTTACCGCACCTCTCTCTGAGTGAGGTTGGGCAGAATTTTAATAAGTGCAAGCAGTTCTTTTTGAGTAACAGCCCTCCTCAGTTTACACCAGCACTGAGCTCATCAGCACACATCTGTCAGTGTCTTTGGGACAACAATGATAAACCAATTTATCTTTATGcaactttatacaatacagcaTGGAGGATCCCCATCTACTCTGCGTATGTGTTGAAGAGCCCACACATGGGCAGGTGTGACGCCTGGTTCATCGAACCTCAG CTGGATAGTATAAATGAGCCATGCATGAGAGCTGAAGGACCCAATAATGGTAATAAGCAGGCTGTGAATAGTGACTATGAAAAGTCTAATTATGACAAAGGTCACCTCTACCCGGTGCAGCACACAAACAATCATCTGTCCATGCTGGCCACCTCCACCCTGACCAACGCCGCACCACAGGATCTAACCTTCAATCGGGGTCAATGGAGTAAACACGAGACGGCTGTTATTCTTGATCTGCAGTCCTGTGATGAAGCTTATGTGGTGACTGGTGTAGTTCCTGATACTAACAAAGGAATTCCAACAAATAATCCTAGAGTTACTGTCTCAAAGTATTACTGGAGAGCCACCTGTTGTAAACAGGGATCAACATTTATAGGGAAGGGTTACTTCGGTCCTGATAACAATGGCAAAGTGCAGTCATTACCAATTACAGGACCTACAGGCCTACAGCAAAAGCTGATCAACGATTACCAAGTGACGTGA